Proteins found in one Nitrospirota bacterium genomic segment:
- a CDS encoding addiction module protein — translation MRITDIPEISKLSTPEKILLVEDLWDAIALDESGVPVPQSHREELDRRLKKYGPSGIVVGR, via the coding sequence GTGCGCATTACCGATATTCCTGAAATCAGCAAATTGAGTACGCCGGAAAAGATCCTGCTGGTTGAGGATCTGTGGGACGCAATCGCTTTAGATGAATCGGGTGTGCCTGTCCCTCAGAGCCATAGGGAAGAGTTGGACAGGAGGCTTAAAAAATATGGTCCTTCCGGAATTGTCGTGGGTCGGTAA